One stretch of Nicotiana tabacum cultivar K326 chromosome 18, ASM71507v2, whole genome shotgun sequence DNA includes these proteins:
- the LOC107800132 gene encoding transcription factor IBH1-like 1 — MRNPSSLKQEFLKKWIKGLQICSATKEKMSIIERQKAIKLSADIAMASTRKSSTYWSHSLLANASKDDTNKIIINHILGNDDISKRVIFKKSSMGLLAMSQKSIRCKKIVTKSCKISRQRQLNFSPKQVEVDCTISKKGRKMISPISIARKLVKNRTKVLKSLVPGGEYMDNVSLIKETLDYILSLRVQVDVMRHLANASEITNPKTSL, encoded by the coding sequence ATGAGGAATCCTAGTTCACTCAAGCAAGAATTTCTCAAGAAATGGATAAAGGGTCTACAAATATGCAGTGcaacaaaggaaaaaatgagCATAATTGAGAGACAAAAAGCTATAAAATTATCAGCAGATATAGCAATGGCTTCTACAAGAAAATCTTCTACTTATTGGAGTCATTCCCTTTTGGCCAATGCTTCAAAAGATGACACTAACAAAATAATCATAAACCATATTCTTGGAAATGATGATATTTCTAAGAGAGTGATATTCAAGAAATCTTCAATGGGATTATTGGCTATGTCCCAAAAGAGCATTAGATGCAAGAAAATTGTGACCAAAAGTTGCAAGATTTCAAGACAACGGCAGCTAAActtcagtcccaaacaagttgagGTCGACTGCACGATTTCTAAAAAAGGTAGAAAAATGATCTCTCCAATTTCTATAGCAAGAAAATTGGTGAAGAATAGAACTAAAGTTCTTAAAAGTCTTGTTCCTGGTGGAGAATATATGGATAATGTTTCTTTAATTAAAGAAACCCTAGATTATATCCTTTCACTTAGGGTTCAAGTTGATGTTATGAGGCATCTTGCTAATGCTAGTGAGATTACTAATCCTAAAACATCTTTatag